The Streptomyces sp. Alt3 genome has a segment encoding these proteins:
- a CDS encoding MAB_1171c family putative transporter, translating to MTVTDAFACAIAGLLLVQAALRAKSAWSGRRRERSLWGAFAALAVSWLCRTSTVNDLLDATGIYDLGFLVKHATAIVGICVLLRYVTAVYADAGHAVDLRRSARLSAAVHRIATRASFGTIAVMTAAFVFLLNPPDTSTLFFLERHEGDPGLPIYMGLFYLYMGAAAAVCAVQWGGAARVTPVRSIRIGMILMSCAMVMAVVYVLLRIAFVVTITVTTVSDGTSHAQETLTDSLLYLFSLLWGIGAIAPASRAGSERYRAARNLLSLHPLWKRLAAAAPDVVRHRPSHLFARLRFVGRSLDTFRDVFTSPDASLPVRVNRYTVDIRDAIFELQRRAPADLAEKARDHAQSVPDGLHDTEIRAEALWLRAALLCGIPAIHGNSAAPAPYPFGPGTDPRHEVPHLRAVAAAYSGIRNSEARTLLAMTGADHAGSPDARSH from the coding sequence ATGACCGTGACCGATGCGTTCGCCTGCGCGATCGCAGGCCTTCTACTCGTCCAGGCGGCCCTGAGAGCCAAGTCCGCCTGGAGCGGGCGCCGTCGCGAGCGCTCGCTGTGGGGTGCGTTCGCCGCGCTGGCGGTGAGCTGGTTGTGCCGGACATCGACGGTCAACGATCTCCTGGACGCGACGGGCATCTACGATCTCGGCTTCCTGGTCAAGCACGCCACGGCGATCGTCGGTATCTGTGTGCTGTTGCGCTACGTCACCGCGGTCTACGCGGACGCCGGCCACGCTGTGGATCTGCGGCGTAGCGCACGCCTGTCCGCCGCCGTCCACCGGATCGCCACGCGCGCCTCGTTCGGCACGATCGCCGTCATGACGGCCGCGTTCGTCTTCCTGCTGAATCCGCCGGACACCAGCACCCTGTTCTTCCTGGAGCGCCACGAGGGAGATCCGGGTCTGCCGATCTACATGGGTCTCTTCTACCTCTACATGGGTGCGGCCGCCGCGGTCTGCGCCGTCCAGTGGGGCGGCGCGGCCCGGGTGACCCCGGTTCGGTCGATCCGTATCGGCATGATCCTCATGTCCTGCGCGATGGTCATGGCCGTGGTGTACGTGCTGCTGCGTATCGCCTTCGTCGTGACGATCACTGTGACGACGGTGTCCGACGGCACCAGCCATGCCCAGGAGACACTCACAGACTCCCTGCTCTACCTGTTCTCGCTGCTCTGGGGGATCGGCGCCATCGCACCCGCCAGCCGAGCGGGCTCCGAGCGGTACCGGGCGGCCCGCAACCTCCTCTCGCTGCACCCGCTCTGGAAGCGGTTGGCGGCGGCCGCACCTGACGTCGTACGTCACAGGCCCAGCCATCTCTTCGCGCGCCTGCGGTTCGTCGGCCGGTCCCTCGACACCTTCCGCGACGTGTTCACGAGCCCTGACGCTTCCTTGCCCGTGCGTGTCAACCGCTACACGGTCGACATCCGCGACGCGATCTTCGAACTGCAGCGACGAGCCCCGGCAGACCTTGCCGAGAAGGCCCGCGACCATGCGCAGAGCGTGCCGGACGGTCTCCACGACACCGAGATCCGGGCCGAGGCGCTGTGGCTCCGCGCTGCCCTGCTGTGCGGGATCCCTGCGATTCACGGCAATTCTGCCGCTCCGGCACCGTATCCCTTCGGCCCCGGCACCGACCCACGGCACGAAGTGCCGCACCTGCGGGCCGTGGCCGCGGCGTACAGCGGCATCCGCAACTCCGAAGCCCGCACCCTGCTGGCGATGACCGGTGCAGACCACGCCGGCTCTCCAGACGCGAGGAGCCACTGA
- a CDS encoding methyltransferase: MLTAEEAPTGKIASELGLDEETLDRLLILLDSFGVIERNEHGAYRISAEMAPFLDPESSRSVGGFLSHVMNSTLGRLPQLDSYLTAGKSAVDAALPAPFDVMYRTPKLTEEFLEAMWQLTYDVSRELVPMAGLAEVRHLVDIGGASGPFCVAALEATPGLSATVFELPEVGPYVADTVERYGLQGRLDFAAGDFHQDEFPSTECVAFGYVLSGWTDEIGLELLRKAHRACADGGRVLIMDRLFDDDRRGPLPTAVMNLSMHVEAKGRHRTAAEYVGLLESAGFVDCEVHRTSQDKQLVIGLKR, encoded by the coding sequence TTGCTCACTGCCGAGGAGGCGCCCACCGGCAAGATCGCCAGTGAACTCGGGCTCGACGAGGAGACCCTCGACCGGCTGTTGATCCTCCTCGACTCCTTCGGCGTCATCGAGCGGAACGAGCACGGTGCGTACCGCATCTCCGCGGAGATGGCGCCCTTCCTCGACCCGGAGAGTTCACGCTCGGTCGGCGGCTTCCTCAGCCATGTGATGAACAGCACCCTCGGTCGGCTGCCGCAGCTGGACAGCTACCTGACGGCCGGGAAGTCGGCCGTGGACGCCGCCCTGCCTGCCCCGTTCGACGTCATGTACAGGACTCCGAAACTCACCGAGGAGTTCCTGGAGGCCATGTGGCAGCTCACCTACGACGTCTCCCGCGAACTGGTACCCATGGCCGGGCTCGCCGAGGTCCGGCATCTGGTGGACATCGGCGGTGCGAGCGGGCCGTTCTGCGTGGCCGCGCTGGAGGCGACCCCCGGCCTGAGCGCCACGGTGTTCGAGCTGCCCGAGGTCGGCCCTTATGTGGCTGACACCGTCGAGCGGTACGGCCTGCAGGGCAGGCTGGACTTCGCCGCCGGTGACTTCCACCAGGACGAGTTCCCGTCGACCGAGTGCGTCGCGTTCGGCTACGTCCTCTCCGGCTGGACCGACGAGATCGGCCTGGAGCTGCTGCGCAAGGCGCATCGCGCGTGCGCCGACGGCGGCCGAGTCCTGATCATGGACCGCCTCTTCGACGACGACCGCCGCGGGCCGCTGCCCACCGCCGTGATGAACCTGTCGATGCACGTCGAGGCGAAGGGCCGGCACAGGACCGCGGCCGAGTACGTCGGCCTGCTGGAGAGCGCGGGGTTCGTCGACTGCGAGGTGCATCGCACGTCGCAGGACAAGCAGTTGGTCATCGGTCTCAAGAGATGA
- a CDS encoding ABC transporter ATP-binding protein encodes MFRTARSATPVDWSIRLDSVSKVYGSAKSPVQALDAVSIELRRGTFTAVMGPSGSGKSTFLNCAAGLDRPTSGSVWLGDVELSNLDEIQLTEVRRERIGFIFQAYNLLGSLTVEENVSLPLRLADRKTDRAFLREVLTAVGLGEHLKRRPSELSGGQQQRVAVARALITRPDAVVADEPTGALDSRSSKQVLELLRHVVDNMGQTVLMVTHDPVAASYADSVVFLADGRLAGEMQRPTSEQVASRMTHLGEW; translated from the coding sequence ATGTTTCGAACTGCGCGCAGCGCCACACCAGTTGACTGGTCGATTCGATTAGATTCGGTATCCAAAGTGTATGGCTCGGCAAAGAGCCCGGTGCAGGCCCTGGATGCCGTGAGCATCGAACTGCGGCGCGGCACCTTCACTGCCGTAATGGGACCTTCCGGTTCAGGTAAGAGCACATTTCTCAATTGCGCGGCAGGCTTGGATCGGCCAACTTCGGGTTCCGTTTGGCTGGGTGACGTCGAGTTGTCGAACCTCGACGAGATCCAGCTCACCGAGGTGCGACGGGAGCGAATCGGCTTCATCTTCCAGGCCTACAATTTGCTCGGATCACTGACCGTCGAGGAGAACGTCTCGCTTCCGCTGCGCCTCGCGGACCGGAAGACCGACCGTGCGTTCCTGCGCGAGGTGCTCACCGCGGTCGGCCTCGGTGAGCACCTCAAGCGGCGGCCGAGCGAGCTCTCCGGTGGTCAGCAGCAGCGAGTCGCGGTCGCCCGCGCGCTGATCACCCGGCCCGACGCCGTGGTCGCGGACGAGCCGACCGGAGCGCTGGACTCCCGGTCCAGCAAACAGGTCCTGGAACTGTTGCGACACGTCGTGGACAACATGGGGCAGACGGTGCTGATGGTCACCCACGACCCGGTCGCCGCCTCGTACGCCGACTCGGTGGTGTTCCTGGCCGACGGCAGGCTTGCGGGCGAGATGCAACGCCCCACCTCGGAGCAGGTCGCGTCGCGCATGACGCACCTGGGCGAGTGGTGA
- a CDS encoding ABC transporter permease produces MIRLIRRLVRLVVPYRKDLSLAWSTIKGRKGGFIGSFVAIAAGSAVITACGILLMSGLNTGVVPERYSGTAVAIGGEQSYWLDESAEVRYSERVTLPAEKVDAVAAVPGVKSAVGDVDIDVSVLNQDGEETGGPDGFPVFGHGWSGASLGPFPLREGSAPSASDEVVPDADLARRADLSVGSKVRIVVGSIPSTYRVVGIAGPPKGGLDRQSAVFFTDDRATELSGRPGRVDAIGVRAEPGVTPGALADRITAAVPHVVARTGTERGDVEFLDVGDARSLVVESSASFGGTMVLIVVFVVATTLGLSVQQRRRELALLRAIGATPKQIHWMIGAEMTLVSSAGALVGAIPGIALAFVMRGVFIFADAMPPDFRMEVGWLPFLASLVLCMVSARLGGWLVARRVARTSPVEALGDAAIEPKKLGWIRLTIGFLLIPLGLLLTVSDVAVSGDSVADTAAAAVLLFVVALGCVGPLLLRGAILLFGSVLNRQSKAPGFLAHANARAGVRRLSTAATPLAMGVTLAAVQVFGASTTTAASQEQFEAGLRADRVLTASSGAGVSPQAVDAVRGAPGVAVVTPVARMRVLLTFPSEDSTATKVFAAQGVAPERLSDTMDLEVIEGDIAKLKDGTVALSRVVAETVRAHRGETVDLRLGDGTVTKPRVVAIYERGLGFGDVTLPNELVVAHTTSQVNSAVLIRAEDGTDAKTLEGALRNAVERYPTVEVGDREAFRNAPGSGSSGDWALNLLFQTLLLGYIAIAVVNTLVMATAARVREFAMLQLIGASREQVRAMMNGEARIVIFSALLFGLLATIPPLVGISDSLAKSPVPSISPFGLIAIVALTVALSWGSIAMATKYAMRPAPVDAIGGRE; encoded by the coding sequence GTGATCCGCCTCATTCGACGACTGGTCCGCCTCGTGGTGCCGTACCGCAAGGACCTGTCGCTTGCGTGGAGCACGATCAAGGGGCGCAAGGGGGGGTTCATCGGTTCCTTCGTCGCGATCGCCGCGGGTTCGGCGGTGATCACCGCCTGCGGGATCCTGCTGATGTCCGGGCTCAACACCGGTGTGGTGCCTGAGCGGTACTCGGGCACGGCGGTAGCCATCGGCGGGGAGCAGTCGTACTGGCTGGACGAGAGCGCAGAGGTCCGCTACAGCGAGCGTGTCACGCTGCCCGCCGAGAAGGTCGACGCCGTGGCCGCCGTGCCCGGTGTCAAGTCCGCTGTCGGCGACGTCGACATCGACGTCAGCGTGCTGAACCAGGACGGCGAGGAGACGGGCGGCCCGGACGGTTTCCCGGTGTTCGGGCACGGCTGGTCCGGCGCGTCGCTCGGGCCTTTCCCGCTACGTGAGGGCAGTGCGCCCTCCGCGTCCGACGAAGTCGTACCCGACGCGGACCTTGCCCGGCGCGCGGACCTGTCGGTCGGCTCGAAGGTACGGATCGTGGTCGGCTCGATCCCCTCGACCTACCGTGTGGTGGGCATCGCCGGCCCGCCGAAGGGCGGGCTGGACCGGCAGTCCGCTGTGTTCTTCACCGATGACCGGGCGACCGAACTGTCTGGCCGTCCGGGCCGGGTGGACGCCATCGGTGTGCGCGCCGAACCCGGCGTGACCCCGGGGGCGCTGGCCGATCGGATCACGGCCGCGGTGCCACATGTGGTGGCACGCACCGGCACCGAACGCGGCGACGTGGAGTTCCTGGACGTGGGCGATGCCCGCAGCCTGGTGGTCGAGTCGTCGGCGTCGTTCGGCGGCACCATGGTGCTGATCGTGGTGTTCGTGGTGGCGACCACTCTCGGGCTGTCGGTGCAGCAGCGCAGGCGGGAACTGGCTCTGCTGCGCGCCATCGGTGCGACGCCCAAGCAGATCCACTGGATGATCGGCGCCGAGATGACCCTGGTGTCGTCGGCGGGTGCCCTGGTCGGTGCGATCCCCGGCATCGCGCTCGCCTTCGTGATGCGCGGCGTGTTCATCTTCGCCGACGCGATGCCGCCGGACTTCCGGATGGAAGTGGGGTGGCTGCCCTTCCTCGCCTCGCTGGTGCTCTGTATGGTCAGTGCCCGCCTCGGCGGGTGGCTGGTCGCGCGCCGGGTGGCCAGGACCAGCCCGGTCGAGGCGCTCGGGGACGCGGCCATCGAGCCCAAGAAGCTCGGCTGGATCCGGTTGACCATCGGTTTCCTGCTCATCCCGCTCGGCCTGCTGCTGACCGTGAGCGATGTCGCGGTCTCGGGCGACTCGGTGGCCGACACCGCGGCTGCCGCGGTCCTGTTGTTCGTCGTGGCGCTCGGGTGCGTCGGGCCCTTGCTGCTCAGAGGCGCCATCCTGCTGTTCGGCTCGGTCCTGAACCGGCAGTCCAAGGCACCCGGTTTCCTCGCCCATGCCAACGCGCGGGCCGGCGTACGGCGGCTCAGTACGGCAGCCACGCCGCTGGCCATGGGAGTGACGCTGGCCGCCGTGCAGGTGTTCGGAGCTTCCACGACGACCGCGGCGTCGCAGGAGCAGTTCGAGGCCGGCCTCCGTGCCGACCGCGTGCTGACCGCGTCGTCCGGCGCCGGGGTGTCCCCGCAGGCTGTGGACGCCGTGCGCGGCGCGCCCGGGGTCGCCGTGGTGACGCCGGTCGCGCGGATGCGGGTGCTGCTGACGTTTCCGTCCGAGGACAGCACCGCGACCAAGGTCTTCGCTGCCCAGGGTGTCGCGCCCGAACGGCTCTCCGACACCATGGACCTCGAGGTGATCGAGGGTGACATCGCGAAGCTGAAGGACGGGACGGTGGCGCTGAGCAGGGTTGTCGCGGAGACCGTCCGGGCGCACCGCGGGGAAACGGTCGACCTGCGGCTCGGCGACGGCACGGTGACCAAGCCACGGGTGGTGGCGATCTACGAGAGGGGCTTGGGCTTCGGGGACGTCACCCTCCCCAACGAACTCGTCGTCGCGCACACGACATCGCAGGTCAACAGTGCGGTGCTGATCAGGGCCGAGGACGGAACCGATGCGAAGACGCTCGAGGGCGCGCTGCGGAACGCCGTCGAGCGCTACCCGACGGTCGAGGTGGGTGACCGGGAGGCATTCCGGAACGCGCCCGGGTCCGGCAGTTCGGGCGACTGGGCGCTCAACCTCCTGTTCCAGACCCTGCTTCTCGGCTACATCGCCATCGCCGTCGTGAACACCCTGGTGATGGCGACGGCGGCGCGGGTTCGTGAGTTCGCCATGCTGCAACTCATCGGCGCCAGCCGGGAGCAGGTTCGCGCGATGATGAACGGCGAGGCCAGGATCGTGATCTTCTCGGCGCTGCTGTTCGGTCTGCTGGCGACGATCCCGCCGCTCGTCGGCATCAGCGACTCGCTGGCGAAGTCGCCCGTTCCCAGCATTTCCCCCTTCGGCCTCATCGCGATCGTGGCACTCACCGTCGCGCTCTCCTGGGGTTCGATCGCCATGGCCACCAAGTACGCCATGAGGCCTGCTCCGGTCGACGCGATCGGCGGGCGCGAGTGA